The following proteins are encoded in a genomic region of Rattus rattus isolate New Zealand chromosome 2, Rrattus_CSIRO_v1, whole genome shotgun sequence:
- the LOC116894043 gene encoding putative olfactory receptor 52P1 — MQHTNHSHQNPSSFLLMGIPGLEAAHFWIAFPFCSMYALAVLGNMAVLLVVRSEPSLHQPMYLFLCMLSTIDLILCTSTVPKLLALFWANAAEIAFGACAAQMFFIHGFSAVESGILLSMAFDRYLAICRPLHYGSLLSAESVSKLGAAALLRGLGLMTPLTCLLARLSYCGRVVAHSYCEHMAVVKLACGGTQPNNIYGITAATLVVGTDSICIAVSYALILRAVLGLSSKEARAKTFGTCGSHLGVILLFYTPGLFSFYTQRFGQHVPRHVHILLADLYLVVPPMLNPIIYGMKTKQIRDGALRLLKRGPAQS, encoded by the coding sequence ATGCAACACACGAACCACAGCCATCAGAACCCAAGCTCCTTCCTGCTCATGGGGATTCCCGGCCTGGAGGCTGCCCACTTTTGGATTgcatttcctttctgttccatGTATGCCCTAGCAGTTCTTGGCAACATGGCAGTCCTGCTGGTGGTGCGCTCTGAGCCTTCACTGCACCAGCCCATGTACCTGTTCCTGTGCATGCTGTCCACTATTGACCTGATACTCTGCACCTCCACTGTCCCCAAGCTCCTCGCTCTCTTTTGGGCAAATGCAGCTGAGATTGCCTTTGGGGCCTGTGCTGCCCAGATGTTCTTTATCCATGGCTTCTCTGCTGTAGAATCTGGCATCCTGTTATCAATGGCCTTTGATCGATACTTGGCCATCTGCCGGCCACTGCACTATGGGTCACTGCTGTCCGCAGAGTCCGTGAGCAAGTTAGGGGCTGCTGCTCTGCTCCGTGGCCTGGGGCTCATGACCCCACTCACTTGCCTCCTGGCAAGGCTGAGCTACTGTGGCCGTGTGGTAGCACACTCCTACTGTGAGCACATGGCTGTGGTGAAGCTGGCTTGTGGGGGCACCCAGCCAAACAATATATATGGCATCACAGCAGCCACACTAGTTGTAGGAACTGACTCCATTTGTATTGCTGTATCCTATGCACTCATCCTCCGGGCTGTGTTGGGCCTCTCCTCCAAAGAGGCTAGGGCAAAGACCTTCGGCACTTGTGGCTCCCACCTGGGCGTCATCCTTCTCTTCTACACACCAGGGCTCTTCTCATTCTATACGCAGCGTTTCGGTCAACACGTCCCCAGGCACGTCCACATCCTCCTGGCTGACCTCTACCTGGTTGTACCACCCATGCTCAACCCCATCATCTATGGGATGAAAACCAAGCAGATCAGAGACGGAGCACTCCGACTACTCAAGAGGGGCCCTGCACAATCATAG